One segment of Amycolatopsis alba DSM 44262 DNA contains the following:
- a CDS encoding DUF6401 family natural product biosynthesis protein — MKDLVSSWVESSARSTLSRLHQQIGVAGLAAAAALPGLSAVFDQHSAAVRDILAAGVEGSAAVAGVVLLAGYTRGLLDEAKAKGWTFRAPAELSEWNSSDWLTARLVGVCSLAATMDDRERPTGNG, encoded by the coding sequence GTGAAAGATCTGGTCTCGTCCTGGGTGGAATCTTCGGCTCGTAGCACGCTTTCCCGGCTGCACCAGCAGATCGGGGTGGCCGGGCTGGCCGCGGCGGCGGCGCTTCCCGGACTTTCGGCCGTCTTCGATCAGCACTCGGCGGCGGTGCGGGACATCCTCGCGGCCGGGGTCGAAGGTTCGGCGGCGGTCGCCGGGGTCGTGCTTCTCGCCGGCTACACGCGCGGGCTGCTCGACGAGGCGAAGGCCAAGGGCTGGACGTTCCGTGCCCCGGCCGAGCTGTCCGAGTGGAACAGCAGCGACTGGCTGACCGCTCGCCTGGTCGGCGTGTGTTCGCTGGCCGCCACGATGGACGACAGGGAACGGCCGACCGGGAACGGGTAG
- a CDS encoding alpha/beta fold hydrolase, translated as MKDLPLVLLHAFPVDARLWDGVRAPLGERLRLITPDQRGLGRSPLPDTDREPDLDDAARDVVALLDRLELDQVVLGGCSMGGYLTMAVLRLAPERVGGLVFIDTKATADTPEAARARHDVAARVEAEGAGWMPEAVTPGLLSVKAPPEVSERLRELITSQPPSGIAWAARAMATRPDSLETLRSADVPALVVVGEEDGLTPLEAANTLVETLPDATLVVLPEVGHLTPLEDPAGVVEAILGWYPA; from the coding sequence ATGAAGGATCTCCCGCTGGTACTGCTGCACGCCTTCCCCGTCGACGCCCGCCTGTGGGACGGGGTGCGAGCGCCCCTCGGTGAACGCCTGCGGCTGATCACCCCCGACCAGCGCGGCCTCGGCCGCAGCCCGCTGCCGGACACCGACCGGGAGCCGGACCTGGACGACGCCGCGCGCGACGTCGTGGCGCTGCTCGACCGGCTCGAACTCGACCAGGTCGTCCTCGGCGGCTGCTCGATGGGCGGCTACCTGACGATGGCGGTGCTGCGTCTCGCGCCGGAACGGGTGGGCGGGCTCGTGTTCATCGACACGAAGGCGACGGCCGACACGCCCGAGGCCGCGCGGGCCCGGCACGACGTCGCGGCCCGTGTCGAAGCGGAAGGCGCCGGATGGATGCCCGAAGCCGTCACGCCCGGATTGCTCTCCGTGAAGGCCCCTCCGGAGGTCTCCGAACGGCTTCGAGAACTGATCACGTCGCAGCCGCCGTCGGGGATCGCGTGGGCGGCACGGGCGATGGCCACCCGGCCCGATTCGCTCGAAACACTGCGGTCGGCGGACGTGCCTGCGCTGGTCGTGGTCGGCGAAGAGGACGGCCTGACCCCGTTGGAAGCGGCGAACACGCTGGTGGAGACGCTGCCGGACGCGACTCTGGTCGTGCTGCCGGAGGTGGGACATCTGACGCCGCTGGAGGATCCGGCCGGAGTCGTCGAGGCGATCTTGGGCTGGTATCCCGCCTGA
- a CDS encoding Lrp/AsnC family transcriptional regulator, protein MSDSVELSTVDLRILRLLQNDARISNKDLAAEVGVAPSTCLDRVNRLRELGVIVGQRAEVAAAKLGRPLEALLFVQVRPHRRALVDSFVEHLLALPEVRAVYHLTGPDDFLAHVATASATELQRLVLDELTARDEVARVHTNLVFQHWSGGPLLPPA, encoded by the coding sequence ATGTCGGATTCTGTCGAACTGAGCACGGTCGACCTGCGGATTCTGCGGCTCCTCCAGAACGACGCACGGATCTCGAACAAGGATCTGGCTGCCGAGGTCGGTGTCGCACCCTCGACCTGTCTCGACCGCGTCAACCGGCTGCGGGAGCTCGGGGTGATCGTCGGCCAGCGCGCGGAGGTGGCCGCCGCCAAACTCGGCCGCCCGCTCGAAGCGCTCCTGTTCGTCCAGGTCCGCCCGCACCGGCGGGCGCTGGTCGACTCGTTCGTCGAGCATCTGCTCGCGCTGCCCGAGGTCCGTGCCGTCTACCACCTGACCGGCCCGGACGACTTCCTCGCGCACGTCGCCACCGCTTCGGCGACCGAGCTGCAACGGCTGGTCCTCGACGAACTGACCGCGCGCGACGAGGTCGCGCGGGTGCACACGAACCTGGTCTTCCAGCACTGGAGCGGGGGACCTTTGCTACCGCCGGCCTAG
- a CDS encoding FmdB family zinc ribbon protein has product MPTYAYRCRECAGTFELLRPMSESSAPAPCPEGHQDTVKLLTTVALTGSASGPAPVPAGGGGCCGGGCCS; this is encoded by the coding sequence ATGCCGACTTACGCCTACCGCTGCCGCGAATGCGCCGGGACCTTCGAACTGCTGCGGCCGATGAGCGAATCCAGCGCGCCCGCGCCGTGCCCGGAGGGCCACCAGGACACCGTCAAGCTGCTGACGACCGTCGCGCTGACCGGGTCGGCGTCCGGCCCGGCGCCCGTTCCCGCCGGTGGCGGAGGCTGCTGCGGGGGCGGCTGCTGCAGCTGA
- a CDS encoding glycosyltransferase: MRVLLSTIGTRGEVQPLVALAVRLRELGHRVRLCAPPDFRVWAEGLGISFTSLGPELRSTAKPDSVMTKAMATPEGRREMAEAMVVDQFETMPEAAEGCDAVVAGMALNIAAHSVAERKGIPYFFTAYCPITLPSLHHRPPVFAGWAPKDPGAAIPALWADDAERWNEQWRGVLDSQRALLGLPPVDDVRGHIFTERPWLAADPVLAPWREPSALDVHQTGAWILPDHSPLSPELEAFLDAGEPPVYFGFGSIRAPEEIAKAMIEAARAHGRRAIVFRGWTELALIDDEPDCLAIGDVNQQALFLRVAAVVHHGGAGTTTAAARAGVPQVLVPQMFDQPYFAQRVRDLGAGTSITGEPTAESLTLALSEVLRPEVASRAAQVGGEVRTDGVDVAAKLLMTVV, encoded by the coding sequence ATGCGTGTACTCCTGTCCACTATCGGGACGAGGGGTGAGGTGCAGCCGCTGGTCGCGCTGGCGGTGCGATTACGGGAACTCGGCCACCGGGTCCGGCTCTGCGCGCCGCCGGATTTCCGTGTCTGGGCCGAAGGTCTCGGGATCTCCTTCACCTCGCTGGGGCCGGAACTCCGGTCGACGGCGAAGCCGGATTCAGTGATGACCAAGGCGATGGCCACACCTGAAGGGCGCCGCGAGATGGCCGAGGCCATGGTCGTCGACCAGTTCGAGACCATGCCGGAAGCGGCCGAGGGGTGCGACGCCGTCGTCGCGGGAATGGCCTTGAACATCGCCGCCCATTCGGTGGCGGAGCGAAAAGGAATTCCCTATTTCTTCACCGCCTATTGCCCGATAACGCTGCCTTCACTGCACCATCGTCCGCCCGTTTTCGCGGGATGGGCGCCAAAAGATCCCGGCGCCGCCATCCCGGCGTTGTGGGCCGACGACGCGGAACGCTGGAACGAGCAATGGCGCGGAGTGCTCGACTCGCAGCGGGCGCTGCTCGGCCTGCCGCCGGTCGACGACGTCCGCGGGCACATCTTCACCGAACGGCCGTGGCTGGCCGCCGATCCGGTGCTGGCGCCGTGGCGGGAACCGTCGGCGCTGGACGTGCACCAGACCGGCGCCTGGATCCTGCCGGACCACAGTCCGTTGTCCCCGGAACTGGAAGCGTTCCTCGACGCCGGGGAACCGCCGGTCTACTTCGGCTTCGGGAGCATCCGCGCGCCGGAGGAGATCGCGAAGGCGATGATCGAGGCGGCGCGGGCGCACGGACGGCGGGCGATCGTGTTCCGCGGCTGGACCGAGCTGGCGCTGATCGACGACGAACCCGACTGCCTCGCCATCGGGGATGTCAACCAGCAGGCGCTCTTCCTGCGGGTCGCGGCGGTCGTGCACCACGGCGGCGCCGGGACGACCACGGCGGCGGCCCGTGCCGGGGTGCCGCAGGTGCTCGTCCCGCAGATGTTCGATCAGCCCTACTTCGCGCAGCGCGTCCGCGACCTCGGGGCAGGGACCTCGATCACGGGGGAGCCGACGGCGGAGTCCCTGACGCTCGCCTTGAGCGAGGTGCTGCGGCCCGAAGTCGCTTCGCGTGCCGCTCAAGTCGGCGGTGAGGTGCGGACGGACGGCGTCGATGTGGCGGCGAAGCTCCTGATGACGGTCGTCTAG
- a CDS encoding class I SAM-dependent methyltransferase, protein MNLVHRKLCSSALWAKAVAAEMPGNVAGFDLGDSVLEIGPGFGATTRALVGLVPKLTAIEIDEASAELLKREFDGRVRIVQGDGAALPFEDGEFSAVVCFTMLHHVPTTGLQDAIFAEAFRVLRPGGVLRAIDSLESLPFRLLHIGDTMNALDPVSIWPRLTGAGFGDIKVDHVPKRSIRFSARKPA, encoded by the coding sequence ATGAACCTGGTGCACCGCAAACTGTGCAGTTCCGCGCTGTGGGCGAAGGCCGTGGCCGCCGAGATGCCGGGCAACGTCGCCGGCTTCGACCTCGGTGACTCCGTCCTGGAGATCGGGCCGGGGTTCGGCGCGACCACTCGCGCTCTCGTGGGACTCGTCCCGAAGCTCACCGCCATCGAGATCGACGAGGCGTCGGCGGAACTCCTGAAACGGGAGTTCGACGGCCGCGTGCGGATCGTCCAGGGCGACGGCGCCGCACTGCCCTTCGAGGACGGCGAGTTCTCGGCGGTCGTCTGCTTCACGATGCTGCACCACGTGCCGACGACGGGACTGCAGGACGCGATCTTCGCCGAGGCGTTCCGGGTGCTCCGGCCCGGCGGGGTCCTGCGCGCCATCGACAGCCTGGAAAGCCTGCCGTTCCGGCTGCTCCACATCGGCGACACGATGAACGCGCTCGACCCGGTGTCGATCTGGCCCCGGCTCACCGGCGCCGGGTTCGGCGACATCAAGGTCGACCACGTCCCGAAGCGCAGCATCAGGTTCTCGGCCCGGAAGCCCGCCTGA
- a CDS encoding AraC family transcriptional regulator, with amino-acid sequence MSNIGLLPSMSTAMVLGEMDLPAGTWLPWHEHDGHQLAWAARGILSVNVGERHWVLPPTRALWIPAGVVHRTGATAQTVLRGIYAAQDRCPVRWPAPTLVAVRPLLRELLEHLGAADLADDARRRAEAVAFDLLEPVDVVPIAVPMPSDERALTVARAVIADPANRRGLADFTHDAGASERTLARLFLTECRTTFGAWRVQARLRASLPLLAEGLPLSAVSRRIGYSSPSAFVVAFRRAVGVTPGAYFGD; translated from the coding sequence ATGTCGAATATCGGACTCCTTCCGTCGATGTCGACGGCGATGGTGCTCGGTGAGATGGACCTGCCCGCCGGCACGTGGCTCCCCTGGCACGAGCACGACGGTCACCAGCTCGCCTGGGCGGCGCGCGGGATCCTGAGCGTGAACGTCGGCGAGCGGCATTGGGTGCTGCCGCCGACGAGGGCGCTGTGGATCCCGGCCGGTGTCGTCCACCGGACCGGTGCCACCGCGCAGACCGTGTTGCGAGGGATCTACGCCGCTCAGGACCGTTGCCCGGTGCGCTGGCCCGCGCCGACACTCGTCGCCGTCCGCCCGCTGCTTCGGGAACTGCTGGAGCACCTCGGCGCGGCCGACCTCGCCGACGACGCGCGCCGCCGGGCCGAAGCCGTCGCCTTCGACCTGCTCGAACCGGTGGACGTCGTGCCGATCGCCGTGCCGATGCCGTCCGACGAACGGGCGCTGACCGTCGCGCGGGCGGTGATCGCCGATCCGGCGAACCGCCGCGGGCTCGCGGACTTCACGCACGACGCCGGCGCGAGTGAACGCACGCTCGCGCGGCTGTTCCTCACCGAGTGCCGGACGACGTTCGGCGCGTGGCGGGTGCAGGCCCGGCTGCGCGCGTCACTGCCGCTGCTGGCCGAGGGCCTGCCGCTGAGCGCGGTCTCCCGGCGGATCGGCTACTCCTCGCCGAGCGCGTTCGTCGTCGCCTTCCGACGGGCGGTCGGTGTGACACCGGGCGCCTACTTCGGCGACTGA
- a CDS encoding GNAT family N-acetyltransferase, which yields MLTEIKTERLLLRRLREADRENIVALQAAPETNKFNPVPHTVEGAEKLFDTWMKQWADHGFGYLAVSASDDPEVIAGFGGVRYTEWNGERVLNLAYRFWPFSWGKGYATEMAAAVVEWAEREIPDVPVIANIMVSNEPSVRVAERLGFKIHTEEEYEGEPSLHLRR from the coding sequence GTGCTGACAGAGATCAAGACGGAGAGGCTGCTGCTGCGTCGGCTGCGCGAGGCGGATCGCGAGAACATCGTCGCGCTGCAGGCCGCTCCGGAAACGAACAAGTTCAACCCGGTGCCGCATACCGTCGAGGGCGCGGAGAAGCTCTTCGACACCTGGATGAAGCAATGGGCCGACCACGGTTTCGGCTATCTCGCGGTGTCCGCCTCGGACGATCCCGAGGTGATCGCCGGCTTCGGCGGCGTCCGGTACACCGAATGGAACGGCGAGCGCGTGCTGAACCTCGCGTACCGCTTCTGGCCGTTCAGCTGGGGCAAGGGCTATGCGACGGAGATGGCGGCCGCCGTCGTCGAGTGGGCCGAGCGGGAGATCCCCGATGTCCCGGTGATCGCCAACATCATGGTGTCCAACGAACCGTCCGTCCGGGTCGCCGAGCGGCTCGGTTTCAAGATCCACACGGAGGAGGAATACGAGGGCGAACCTTCACTGCACCTGCGGCGCTGA
- a CDS encoding alkaline phosphatase family protein, producing the protein MELPVAAHVPHLGQVVPSVLSALGAAGFANTLSLAEASSACVLLIDGLGWELLAEHAADAPVLTQLAKSPLRVGFPATTAAGLGAIGTGLASGEHGLVGYSFEVPGAGVLNALRWRSHVDGGDLRGALPPREVQPLPTTFERAAAAGITTSVVSSAKFADTALTRATQSGARYVGVHALGDLAACILHCLEPRQAFCWGYHSELDMLGHIYGPGSSPWRMQLRHVDRLVESIVDGLPSGALLAVVADHGMVTVEGALDIDDTPALLGGVRAIGGEVRARHVYTEPGAEADVLAAWRDVVGDRAWTLSRDEAVEAGWFGPVADRVRPRIGDVVVAAKGRFGLVRELAEAVESSLVGQHGSLTPAEQLVPLVLARG; encoded by the coding sequence GTGGAACTGCCTGTCGCGGCGCATGTGCCGCACCTCGGCCAAGTCGTCCCGTCCGTCCTTTCCGCCCTCGGTGCCGCCGGGTTCGCCAACACGCTGAGCTTGGCCGAGGCCTCCAGTGCCTGTGTCCTGCTCATCGACGGTCTCGGCTGGGAACTGCTGGCCGAGCACGCCGCCGACGCGCCCGTGCTCACGCAACTGGCGAAGTCGCCGCTGCGGGTCGGTTTCCCGGCGACGACGGCGGCCGGTCTCGGCGCGATCGGCACGGGGCTCGCGTCGGGGGAGCACGGCCTGGTCGGGTACAGCTTCGAAGTGCCCGGCGCGGGCGTCTTGAACGCGCTGCGCTGGCGAAGTCATGTGGACGGCGGCGACCTCCGCGGCGCGCTGCCGCCACGCGAGGTGCAGCCCCTGCCGACGACGTTCGAGCGCGCGGCGGCCGCCGGGATCACCACCAGCGTGGTGTCTTCGGCGAAATTCGCCGACACCGCGCTCACCCGCGCGACGCAGTCCGGTGCCCGCTATGTCGGCGTCCACGCGCTCGGCGACCTGGCGGCCTGCATCCTGCACTGCCTCGAGCCGAGGCAGGCGTTCTGCTGGGGCTATCACAGCGAACTCGACATGCTGGGCCACATCTACGGGCCGGGCTCGTCACCGTGGCGGATGCAGTTGCGGCACGTCGACAGGCTGGTCGAGTCCATCGTGGACGGTCTGCCGTCCGGCGCGCTGCTCGCGGTCGTGGCCGACCACGGCATGGTGACCGTCGAGGGCGCGCTCGACATCGACGACACCCCCGCGCTGCTCGGCGGCGTCCGGGCCATCGGGGGCGAGGTCCGGGCGCGGCACGTCTACACCGAACCGGGCGCGGAGGCCGACGTGCTGGCGGCCTGGCGCGACGTCGTCGGCGACCGGGCGTGGACCCTCTCGCGCGACGAGGCCGTCGAGGCGGGCTGGTTCGGGCCGGTCGCCGACCGGGTCCGGCCGCGCATCGGCGACGTCGTCGTGGCGGCGAAGGGGCGTTTCGGGCTCGTGCGGGAACTGGCGGAGGCCGTCGAGTCCTCCTTGGTCGGTCAGCACGGCTCGCTGACCCCGGCCGAGCAGCTCGTCCCACTGGTCCTCGCGCGCGGCTGA
- a CDS encoding trans-sulfuration enzyme family protein: MTATLRTRAVHAGRDDLTDLGVHAAPLDLSTTYPSRDSVEEAGRIDEFASTGSLSGLPVYGRLSNPTVERFEKALAELEGFDDAVAFATGMAAVSASLLAAVAQGKRHVVAVRPVYGCTDHMLTSGLLGTEVTWADPEGVAAALRPDTGLVLLETPANPTLREVDIAEIVRAAGEVPVLVDNTFATPVLQRPGRHGARFVLHSATKFLGGHGDVMGGVVACSAEDAGMLRQIRFATGGVLHPLAGYMLLRGLSTLPLRVNAASATAAELVERLRGHANVSAVHYPRVGGPLIAFEVDGDPHALIGAVRLITPAVSLGSVDSLIQHPASISHRIVAEDDRRGAGVTDRLIRMSVGLEDVEDLWHDLDQALKTC; the protein is encoded by the coding sequence ATGACCGCAACGCTGCGCACCCGAGCCGTCCACGCCGGCCGTGACGATCTCACGGACCTCGGCGTCCACGCCGCTCCGCTCGACCTGTCCACGACCTACCCGTCGCGGGACAGCGTCGAGGAGGCGGGCCGCATCGACGAGTTCGCCTCGACGGGCTCGCTGTCCGGGCTCCCGGTCTACGGGCGGCTGAGCAATCCGACCGTCGAGCGGTTCGAGAAAGCGCTGGCCGAGCTCGAAGGGTTCGACGACGCCGTCGCGTTCGCCACCGGCATGGCCGCGGTGTCGGCCTCGCTGCTCGCCGCCGTCGCGCAGGGCAAGCGGCATGTCGTCGCCGTCCGGCCGGTCTACGGCTGCACCGACCACATGCTCACGTCCGGGCTGCTCGGCACCGAGGTGACCTGGGCCGATCCGGAAGGTGTCGCCGCGGCGCTGCGCCCCGACACCGGGCTGGTCCTGCTCGAAACCCCCGCGAATCCGACCCTGCGCGAGGTCGACATCGCCGAGATCGTGCGCGCCGCGGGCGAGGTCCCGGTGCTGGTCGACAACACCTTCGCGACTCCGGTGCTTCAGCGGCCCGGACGTCATGGAGCCCGCTTCGTCCTGCACAGCGCGACCAAGTTCCTCGGTGGCCACGGCGACGTCATGGGCGGCGTCGTGGCCTGTAGCGCCGAGGACGCCGGGATGTTGCGGCAGATCCGCTTCGCCACCGGCGGCGTGCTGCACCCGCTGGCCGGGTACATGCTGCTTCGCGGCCTTTCGACACTGCCGCTGCGCGTCAACGCCGCTTCCGCGACGGCCGCCGAACTCGTCGAGCGGTTGCGCGGTCACGCGAACGTGAGCGCCGTGCACTACCCGCGCGTCGGTGGCCCGCTGATCGCGTTCGAGGTCGACGGCGATCCGCACGCGCTCATCGGCGCGGTCCGGCTGATCACCCCGGCGGTCAGCCTCGGCAGCGTTGACTCGCTCATCCAGCATCCCGCGTCGATCAGCCACCGGATCGTCGCCGAGGACGACCGGCGCGGCGCGGGCGTCACCGACCGGCTCATCCGCATGTCGGTGGGCCTGGAAGACGTCGAGGATCTGTGGCACGACCTGGATCAGGCGCTCAAGACCTGCTGA
- a CDS encoding mechanosensitive ion channel family protein, with amino-acid sequence MATSALAAVDFGQGVSSAWSSVATFVPKLLAFLVILFIGWLIAKAISKAVSMVLEKVGFNRLLERGGFKQMLARNQVDASGIISKIIYYAILLIALQIAFGVFGPNPVSSLLNEIVAWLPRAIVAIVIVVIAGAIAKAVKDLVGNALGGVSYGKVLATIASVFIWGLGVIAALNQIGVATAVTLPVLITVLATVGGIAVVGVGGGLIKPMQQRWETWLGRAEAEIPAAKAQAEAYQRGREDAGRSGDVPTERTAVSAGHHAADPNAMTQHQQFPPNQGQVPQHQDPGQRPPGGSMPPPPEYR; translated from the coding sequence GTGGCCACATCAGCACTGGCGGCCGTCGATTTCGGCCAAGGCGTGTCCAGCGCCTGGAGTTCGGTCGCCACCTTCGTCCCGAAACTGCTCGCGTTCCTGGTCATCCTGTTCATCGGCTGGCTGATCGCCAAGGCGATCTCCAAGGCCGTGAGCATGGTGCTCGAGAAGGTCGGGTTCAACCGACTCCTGGAACGCGGGGGCTTCAAGCAGATGCTCGCGCGGAATCAGGTCGACGCGTCGGGCATCATCAGCAAGATCATCTACTACGCGATCCTGCTGATCGCCCTGCAGATCGCGTTCGGCGTGTTCGGCCCGAACCCGGTGAGTTCGCTGCTCAACGAGATCGTCGCCTGGCTGCCGCGCGCCATCGTCGCGATCGTCATCGTGGTGATCGCAGGCGCGATCGCCAAGGCGGTCAAGGACCTGGTGGGCAACGCCCTCGGCGGCGTCTCCTACGGCAAGGTGCTCGCCACCATCGCCTCGGTGTTCATCTGGGGCCTCGGCGTGATCGCCGCGCTGAACCAGATCGGGGTGGCCACCGCGGTCACGCTGCCGGTGCTGATCACCGTGCTCGCCACGGTCGGCGGGATCGCCGTCGTCGGGGTGGGCGGCGGCCTGATCAAGCCGATGCAGCAGCGCTGGGAGACCTGGCTCGGCCGGGCCGAGGCGGAGATTCCCGCCGCGAAGGCGCAGGCCGAGGCCTACCAGCGCGGCCGCGAGGACGCGGGCCGCTCCGGTGACGTGCCGACCGAGCGGACGGCCGTGTCCGCCGGGCACCACGCGGCCGATCCGAACGCGATGACGCAGCACCAGCAGTTCCCGCCGAACCAGGGTCAGGTGCCGCAGCACCAGGATCCCGGCCAGCGGCCCCCCGGTGGGTCAATGCCCCCTCCGCCGGAGTACCGCTGA